A single genomic interval of Lentimicrobium saccharophilum harbors:
- the scpA gene encoding methylmalonyl-CoA mutase, producing the protein MRPDFKNVTIRSFGKADPAALPKGCEWMTTEQIPVKPVFTAEDLEKMEHLNYGAGLPPFLRGPYSTMYVMKPWTIRQYAGFSTAEESNAFYRRNLAAGQMGLSVAFDLATHRGYDSDHERVVGDVGKAGVAIDSILDMKILFDQIPLDKMSVSMTMNGAVLPIMAFYIVAAEEQGVPMEKLSGTIQNDILKEFMVRNTYIYPPIPSMKIIADIFEFTSKNMKKFNSISISGYHMQEAGATADIELAYTLADGLEYIRTGIQAGIPVDAFAPRLSFFWGIGMNHFMEIAKMRAARLLWAKIVNQFNPKDPKSMALRTHSQTSGWSLTEQDPFNNVTRTAVEALAAALGHTQSLHTNALDEAIALPTDFSARIARNTQIYLQEETNICKAVDPWAGSYYVESLTHELARKAWKLIEEVEQLGGMAKAIETGIPKMRIEEAAARKQARIDSGRDTIVGVNKYRLEKEDPIETLEVDNTAVREAQLKRLAQLRANRDNAEVQAALEALTRAAETGEGNLLALSIVAARKRASLGEISMALEKVYGRYKAVIRSISGVYSSESADDSSFRKACEMADQFAELEGRRPRIMIAKMGQDGHDRGAKVVATGYADIGFDVDIGPLFQTPAEAARQAMENDVHVLGVSSLAAGHKTLVPQVIEELKKLGREDIMVIVGGVIPPQDYDFLYKSGAMAIFGPGTVIPEAAIKMLEIMIEARS; encoded by the coding sequence ATGCGTCCCGATTTTAAAAATGTAACGATCAGATCGTTCGGCAAGGCGGATCCCGCGGCGCTGCCCAAGGGCTGCGAATGGATGACCACCGAGCAGATCCCGGTGAAACCGGTTTTCACTGCAGAGGATCTTGAAAAGATGGAGCACCTGAACTATGGCGCAGGACTCCCGCCCTTTCTCCGCGGCCCATACAGCACCATGTATGTAATGAAACCCTGGACCATCCGTCAGTATGCAGGGTTCTCCACCGCCGAGGAATCAAACGCCTTTTACCGCCGCAACCTGGCAGCCGGTCAGATGGGCCTCTCGGTAGCCTTCGACCTGGCTACACACCGCGGCTACGACTCCGACCATGAGCGCGTGGTCGGCGACGTGGGTAAAGCCGGTGTCGCCATCGACAGCATCCTCGACATGAAGATACTGTTCGACCAGATCCCCCTCGACAAGATGTCGGTATCCATGACCATGAACGGCGCCGTGCTGCCCATCATGGCATTCTATATTGTTGCCGCCGAAGAGCAGGGCGTGCCCATGGAAAAACTGAGCGGCACCATCCAGAATGACATCCTCAAGGAGTTCATGGTACGCAACACTTACATCTACCCGCCCATTCCCTCGATGAAGATCATTGCCGATATCTTTGAGTTCACTTCAAAGAATATGAAGAAGTTCAACTCGATCTCCATCAGCGGATATCATATGCAGGAAGCCGGCGCTACCGCCGACATCGAGCTGGCCTACACCCTGGCCGACGGACTCGAGTATATCCGCACGGGCATTCAGGCAGGCATTCCGGTGGATGCATTTGCACCCCGCCTCTCTTTCTTCTGGGGCATCGGCATGAACCACTTTATGGAGATTGCCAAGATGCGCGCCGCCCGCCTGCTCTGGGCCAAGATTGTAAACCAGTTCAACCCGAAAGATCCAAAATCCATGGCCCTGCGCACACACTCGCAGACCTCCGGATGGAGTCTTACGGAACAGGATCCTTTCAACAACGTAACCCGCACGGCTGTGGAGGCGCTGGCGGCCGCCCTCGGTCATACCCAGAGCCTGCATACCAATGCATTGGATGAGGCCATCGCGCTGCCCACCGACTTCTCGGCACGCATCGCCCGCAACACCCAGATCTACCTGCAGGAGGAGACCAACATCTGCAAGGCGGTGGATCCCTGGGCTGGCTCCTACTATGTGGAGTCGCTCACCCATGAGCTGGCCCGCAAAGCCTGGAAACTGATCGAAGAGGTGGAACAGCTCGGCGGAATGGCCAAGGCCATTGAGACCGGAATTCCAAAAATGCGCATCGAGGAAGCTGCTGCCCGCAAGCAGGCGCGCATCGACTCGGGCCGCGACACCATTGTTGGGGTGAACAAATACCGCCTCGAAAAAGAAGACCCCATCGAAACCCTCGAAGTTGACAATACCGCCGTACGCGAAGCACAGCTGAAAAGGCTGGCACAACTCCGCGCCAATCGCGACAATGCGGAGGTACAGGCAGCCCTGGAGGCGCTCACCCGTGCCGCAGAGACCGGAGAAGGCAACCTGCTTGCCCTTTCCATCGTCGCCGCCCGCAAACGCGCATCGCTTGGCGAAATTTCAATGGCACTCGAAAAAGTTTATGGGAGATACAAAGCCGTGATACGTTCCATTTCAGGAGTTTACTCCTCCGAATCGGCCGACGACAGCAGCTTCAGGAAAGCCTGCGAAATGGCCGACCAGTTCGCTGAACTCGAAGGACGCCGCCCCCGCATCATGATCGCCAAGATGGGTCAGGACGGGCACGACCGTGGCGCCAAGGTGGTAGCTACCGGCTATGCCGACATAGGATTTGATGTCGACATCGGACCTTTGTTCCAGACGCCGGCAGAAGCCGCCCGCCAGGCCATGGAAAACGACGTGCACGTGCTGGGCGTTTCCAGCCTCGCCGCCGGACACAAAACCCTGGTGCCCCAGGTGATCGAAGAGCTGAAAAAGCTTGGCCGCGAAGACATCATGGTCATCGTTGGCGGGGTAATTCCGCCCCAGGACTATGACTTCCTCTACAAATCGGGCGCCATGGCCATCTTCGGCCCCGGCACCGTGATTCCGGAAGCCGCCATCAAAATGCTCGAAATTATGATCGAAGCCCGCAGCTAA
- a CDS encoding DUF4838 domain-containing protein has protein sequence MKYIKRIAILPALIVTCLLLHAQPPQHRIATAGKARYAIILSRDADSLTRFAADELQDYLFRISGAQVRIADKPVKRFKSIFIGKEWFAKKAASGRLEAMNDDGFCIFSEDGHLYLGGKRPVGDIYAVYTLLQDYAGCLWPGNGEVYIPEKPDLNLPEISLFTQPDFRFRHPHFPDKNKPEYYFPARVHPMDEWGMFVHTFHKLMPPETYFGSHPEYYSLVNGKRIRDGQLCLSNPDVIRLLTENLREEMKKKPDCTYWSVSQNDCINYCECEKCQALYDKYGSISGAYISMANQIARQFPDKQISTLAYQFTRSAPAAIVPDSNVNIMFCSIECNRSQPLATDPRSADFVKDMKDWSSLTDNIFMWDYVVQFKTFTGPFPNFSVLQPNIRLFREHGIPMMFQQGSGNSWSDFSEYKQALISRLLWDADMNEPAFREKFFHAFYGAAADVMLEYFELVQHEMEKQAATRSLDIYGYPALYSGWFLKPELLIRYREMMDSAQALVQSDPVRLKRVLRQRCSVDFAFLDVALNVNHPALSFYHMQDGRRTINPVMKDYLDRFVRNCEATGIKTIDENGYSPEAYRTQALNVAAMAVKPNKAAGKQISSLTPVSPLYDVGGTRALTDGLFGGQHFRMNWLGYQGHDIEVLIDFGQTETFSRVETNFFLDLVSWIFLPLEVRIEVSDNGKDFSTVHTEKIPEPVRNFGQKPVHFGFSFPETRAKFLKITAISHKTCPDWHRGAGQPAWLFIDELVVE, from the coding sequence ATGAAATACATAAAACGCATTGCAATCCTCCCGGCACTGATAGTTACCTGCCTGTTGCTGCATGCACAACCACCGCAGCACCGGATTGCCACGGCTGGCAAAGCGCGCTACGCCATTATCCTCAGCCGCGATGCTGACTCCCTTACCCGCTTTGCCGCGGATGAACTGCAGGACTACCTTTTCAGGATTTCCGGAGCGCAGGTCAGGATCGCCGATAAGCCCGTGAAAAGGTTCAAATCAATATTTATCGGCAAGGAGTGGTTTGCCAAAAAAGCGGCTTCCGGCAGGCTTGAAGCCATGAACGACGACGGTTTCTGCATTTTCAGCGAAGACGGTCACTTGTACCTCGGCGGGAAACGGCCGGTGGGCGATATTTACGCGGTTTATACCCTTTTGCAGGACTATGCCGGTTGCCTGTGGCCAGGCAACGGCGAGGTTTATATCCCGGAAAAACCGGATCTCAACCTGCCGGAGATTTCCCTGTTTACCCAACCGGATTTCCGTTTCCGCCATCCGCACTTTCCTGACAAGAACAAACCGGAATACTACTTCCCGGCCCGCGTACATCCCATGGATGAATGGGGCATGTTCGTGCATACCTTCCACAAACTGATGCCGCCCGAAACATACTTCGGCAGTCATCCGGAATATTACTCCCTGGTAAACGGCAAAAGAATCCGCGACGGACAGCTATGCCTCAGCAATCCGGATGTGATCCGCCTACTGACCGAAAACCTCAGGGAAGAAATGAAGAAAAAACCGGATTGTACTTATTGGTCGGTATCGCAAAACGACTGCATCAACTATTGCGAGTGCGAAAAATGCCAGGCCCTTTACGATAAGTACGGAAGCATTTCGGGGGCGTATATCAGCATGGCCAATCAGATCGCGCGGCAGTTCCCGGATAAGCAGATATCCACCCTTGCGTACCAGTTTACGCGTTCCGCTCCCGCGGCCATCGTGCCCGACAGCAACGTGAACATAATGTTCTGCTCCATAGAGTGCAACCGCAGCCAGCCGCTGGCAACGGATCCGCGCAGCGCTGACTTTGTGAAGGATATGAAAGACTGGTCTTCCCTTACGGACAATATTTTCATGTGGGATTACGTGGTGCAGTTCAAGACCTTCACGGGTCCCTTCCCGAACTTCAGCGTGCTGCAGCCAAACATCCGTCTCTTCCGCGAGCACGGGATTCCTATGATGTTTCAGCAGGGAAGCGGCAACTCCTGGTCCGACTTCAGCGAATACAAGCAGGCGCTAATTTCCAGGCTGCTTTGGGATGCGGATATGAACGAGCCCGCTTTCCGCGAAAAGTTTTTCCATGCCTTTTACGGTGCTGCGGCTGACGTGATGCTTGAATACTTTGAGCTGGTCCAACATGAGATGGAAAAGCAGGCCGCCACACGTTCACTGGATATCTACGGCTATCCGGCCCTCTACTCCGGATGGTTTCTGAAACCTGAACTGCTGATCCGCTACCGTGAGATGATGGACAGCGCCCAGGCCCTGGTGCAGAGTGATCCGGTACGGCTGAAGCGGGTACTCCGGCAGCGTTGCAGTGTGGATTTCGCCTTTCTCGATGTCGCCCTCAACGTCAATCACCCCGCGCTGTCGTTTTATCACATGCAGGATGGCCGGCGAACCATCAACCCTGTGATGAAGGATTACCTGGACCGGTTTGTGCGCAACTGTGAGGCTACCGGAATAAAAACCATTGATGAAAACGGCTATTCACCCGAGGCCTACAGAACCCAGGCGTTGAATGTGGCGGCCATGGCGGTAAAGCCGAACAAGGCTGCCGGCAAACAGATTTCTTCACTTACGCCGGTCTCTCCCCTTTACGATGTTGGAGGCACCCGCGCGCTCACCGACGGATTGTTCGGCGGGCAGCACTTCAGGATGAACTGGCTGGGATATCAGGGGCATGATATCGAAGTGCTGATAGATTTCGGGCAGACGGAAACCTTCAGCAGGGTGGAAACCAACTTCTTCCTCGACCTGGTAAGCTGGATCTTTCTTCCCCTGGAAGTAAGGATAGAAGTTTCGGACAACGGAAAGGATTTCAGCACCGTACATACGGAAAAAATTCCCGAACCGGTTAGGAATTTCGGACAAAAACCGGTGCACTTCGGTTTCTCCTTTCCGGAAACAAGGGCAAAATTCCTCAAAATAACTGCCATCAGCCACAAAACCTGTCCCGACTGGCACCGCGGCGCAGGCCAGCCGGCATGGTTATTTATTGATGAGTTGGTGGTGGAATGA
- a CDS encoding DUF6377 domain-containing protein: MHRLILLTYLTCTSLLLYGSSETDLLLKQLDQTVKEYRNFDRQKEQRIQQIKNSLIYTSSNQQQFEICGRLFDEYRSYKSDSALVYARRKLQLAEKSNNNTNITDARLNLASIMVIMGMYKEAHDILRNVDIARYPDLKAYYFHIYRTIYGAMSDHALSVHEKARYDSLTEAYRDSLLLSNPPSSSPHIMVKADQLIVKKHYTSALQLLLNYFPTIRNDKHNKAIIAYSISMAYQGLNDHTNEKKWLIISAINDLESANKEYVSLRNLAYMLYGEGDINRAYHYISRSMEDAIFCNARLRTIEISQMMPIIDKAYQYQLRSQQRTLLISLISISTLAILLLIAAGLIFRQMRKLAVAREKLDKANKQLNNLNHDLSAINNELSEINRNLKEANIIKEKYIGQYMDQCSVYIDKMDNYRKHLHKMASFGKIDDLIHRIKSSEIIEDELAEFFHNFDTTFLQLFPDFVEDFNHLLSDGESIQLKQGQLLNTELRIYALVRLGITDSVKISHFLRCSLSTIYNYRTKIRNKARDSRESFDDKVLSIGNNTRN, encoded by the coding sequence ATGCACAGATTAATTCTCTTGACTTATTTAACTTGTACCTCCTTATTACTTTACGGGAGCAGTGAAACGGATCTGCTTTTAAAGCAACTCGACCAAACCGTTAAGGAATACAGAAACTTTGACAGGCAGAAAGAGCAGCGCATTCAGCAAATCAAGAATTCGCTTATTTACACATCTTCAAACCAGCAGCAATTTGAAATATGCGGCAGGCTTTTCGATGAATACAGGTCTTACAAATCCGATTCGGCCCTGGTTTATGCCAGGCGCAAATTGCAGCTTGCCGAAAAATCAAATAACAATACAAATATTACCGATGCCAGGCTAAATCTTGCCTCAATTATGGTAATCATGGGCATGTACAAAGAAGCGCATGACATACTGAGGAATGTTGACATTGCCAGATACCCTGATTTAAAGGCTTATTACTTTCACATCTACCGTACAATTTACGGGGCCATGTCTGATCATGCCCTTTCGGTTCACGAAAAGGCAAGGTACGACAGCCTGACGGAAGCCTACCGCGACTCCCTGCTGCTGTCCAACCCACCATCATCCTCTCCCCATATCATGGTAAAGGCAGACCAGCTGATCGTGAAGAAGCATTACACGTCTGCGCTTCAGTTGTTGCTTAATTATTTCCCGACCATCAGGAATGACAAACATAATAAAGCCATCATCGCATACAGCATCTCCATGGCTTATCAAGGATTAAATGATCATACCAATGAGAAAAAATGGCTGATTATTTCAGCCATCAATGATCTGGAATCGGCCAACAAAGAATATGTTTCGCTGCGCAATCTGGCCTATATGCTATACGGAGAAGGAGACATCAACAGGGCCTATCATTACATCAGCAGGTCGATGGAAGATGCCATCTTCTGCAATGCCAGGCTTCGTACCATAGAAATTTCCCAGATGATGCCGATTATTGATAAAGCCTATCAGTACCAACTCAGGTCCCAGCAACGCACTTTGTTAATCTCGCTGATAAGCATCAGCACCCTTGCCATATTGCTATTGATCGCCGCCGGATTGATATTCAGACAAATGAGGAAGCTTGCCGTTGCAAGGGAAAAGTTAGACAAAGCCAATAAACAATTAAACAACCTCAATCATGATCTTTCAGCAATCAACAATGAATTGAGTGAGATTAACCGCAACCTGAAGGAGGCGAATATCATCAAAGAAAAGTATATCGGTCAGTACATGGATCAGTGTTCGGTATATATTGACAAAATGGACAATTACAGAAAGCATCTTCATAAGATGGCATCTTTCGGCAAAATTGACGACCTTATTCACCGGATAAAATCATCCGAAATCATTGAAGATGAACTGGCAGAATTCTTTCATAATTTCGACACAACCTTCCTTCAACTTTTCCCGGATTTCGTTGAAGACTTTAACCATCTTCTTTCTGACGGGGAATCCATTCAGCTCAAGCAGGGGCAGTTGCTTAACACCGAACTGAGGATATATGCACTTGTGAGACTGGGGATAACTGATAGTGTTAAAATATCCCATTTCCTGAGGTGCTCATTGTCAACAATCTATAATTACAGGACCAAAATCAGGAATAAAGCCAGAGACAGCAGGGAAAGCTTTGATGATAAAGTTTTATCGATAGGGAACAATACCCGGAACTAA